In Oryza sativa Japonica Group chromosome 3, ASM3414082v1, one DNA window encodes the following:
- the LOC4333319 gene encoding putative disease resistance RPP13-like protein 1, with protein MAGLLASGIIKWTTNKLSSLVSPQIVSSSSDEQSASFRDLRDLQRTMARIQRTLDAMDEHNIRDEAERLRLWELQQLAYDAQDAVDEYRYELLRRRMEDQSNQRQSSRSRKRKRKGDKKEPEPSPIKVPVPDDLAARVRKILEKFNEITKAWDDLQLNESDAPIREEAYDIKISTTPHVGDFDIVGREEDKENIIEILISDEAAQANMSVVSIVGMGGLGKTTLAQMVYNDERVSRYFQLKGWVDVSEGHFDVKAIARKIIMSFTRNPCDIEDMGNLQNMITAQVQDMKFFLVLDNVWNVQKEIWDALLSLLVGAQLGMILLTTRDETISKMIGTMPSYDLSFLTSEESWQLFKQMAFGFIDQHMDQQFEGFGRKIVGKCGGLPLAIKAIGSSLRGETNEETWKDVSESDQWGLPAEEDRVLPALKLSYDRMPVQLKRCFVFLSLLPKGYYFWKEDMINLWMCLGLLKQYCTGRHENIGRMYFDDLIQRAMIQRAESDEKLECFVTHDLIHDLVHFVSGGDFLRINTQYLHETIGNFRYLSLVVSSSDHTDVALNSVTIPGGIRILKVVNAQDNRRCSSKLFSSSINVKIPTETWQNLKQLRALDFSHTALAQVPDSIGELKLLRYLSFFQTRITTIPESISDLYNLRVLDARTDSLRELPQGIKKLVNLRHLNLDLWSPLCMPCGIGGLKRLQTLPRFSIGSGGWHSNVAELHHLVNIHGELCITGLRRVINVDDAQTANLVSKNQLQILRLDWSDGVCPNNCSHPSSQNDVATPDPEHEEEIFESLRPHKNIEELEVVNYSGYKYPSWFGASTFMHLAKIILCQQSCKFLPPLGELPRLRILSMECMTDVEHVRQEFRGNITTKAFPAVEELEFQEMLKWVEWSQVGQDDFPSLRLLKIKDSHELRYLPQELSSSLTKLVIKDCSKLASLPAIPNLTTLVLKSKINEQILNDLHFPHLRSLKVLLSRSIEHLLLDNQNHPLLEVLVISVCPRLHSIMGLSSLGSLKFLKIHRCPYLQLPSDKPLSTQLQRLTITKCPLLADWLEVQISHQQCQLHESKDAWYEEQQALNELNDASEDEHREEFGLLYEDDNGEDNDEQDHEQSEDEEIQYGSDDSSEEDE; from the exons ATGGCTGGACTACTAGCATCTGGAATCATAAAGTGGACAACAAACAAGCTTTCTTCCTTGGTTTCTCCTCAAATCGTTTCATCATCATCTGACGAGCAAAGTGCTTCGTTCAGAGATCTAAGAGATCTGCAGAGGACGATGGCAAGGATTCAGCGGACCCTCGATGCGATGGATGAACACAATATAAGAGATGAAGCCGAGAGACTTCGCCTGTGGGAGCTGCAGCAGCTTGCATATGATGCCCAGGATGCTGTCGATGAATACAGGTATGAGTTGCTTCGACGGAGGATGGAGGACCAAAGCAATCAAAGGCAGAGCAGCAGAAGTCGCAAGCGCAAGCGCAAAGGTGACAAGAAG GAACCTGAACCATCCCCTATCAAAGTTCCTGTTCCAGATGATTTGGCAGCAAGGGTGaggaaaattttagaaaaattcaaTGAGATCACAAAGGCATGGGATGATCTCCAACTCAATGAGAGTGACGCACCAATAAGAGAGGAGGCCTATGACATCAAGATATCTACAACCCCGCATGTAGGTGATTTTGACATAGTTGGTAGAGAAGAAGACAAGGAAAACATCATCGAAATATTAATTTCCGATGAAGCTGCTCAAGCAAATATGTCTGTTGTTTCTATTGTTGGCATGGGGGGTTTGGGTAAGACAACTCTTGCTCAAATGGTGTACAATGATGAAAGAGTCAGCAGGTACTTTCAACTAAAGGGCTGGGTGGATGTTTCTGAGGGTCATTTTGATGTTAAGGCAATTGCAAGAAAAATTATCATGTCGTTCACTAGGAATCCATGTGATATAGAAGATATGGGTAATCTCCAAAATATGATAACGGCGCAAGTACAAGACATGAAGTTCTTTCTAGTTCTTGACAATGTGTGGAATGTGCAGAAGGAAATCTGGGATGCTTTGCTTTCCCTGTTGGTGGGTGCTCAGTTGGGAATGATCTTATTAACAACACGCGATGAAACTATTTCAAAAATGATAGGAACAATGCCTTCTTATGATCTTAGCTTCCTAACTTCTGAAGAATCATGGCAGTTGTTCAAGCAGATGGCCTTTGGATTTATAGATCAACATATGGATCAACAGTTCGAAGGATTTGGTAGGAAAATTGTGGGAAAATGTGGAGGCCTACCATTGGCAATTAAGGCAATAGGATCCTCTCTTCGCGGTGAGACAAATGAAGAGACATGGAAAGATGTCTCAGAGAGTGATCAATGGGGCTTACCTGCGGAAGAGGATCGAGTGCTGCCAGCACTAAAACTCAGCTATGATCGAATGCCAGTACAATTGAAGCGCTGCTTTGTTTTCCTTTCACTGCTCCCTAAGGGGTACTATTTCTGGAAAGAAGACATGATAAATCTCTGGATGTGTTTGGGACTCCTCAAGCAATATTGTACTGGGCGCCATGAAAACATTGGCAGGATGTACTTCGATGATTTAATTCAGAGGGCAATGATTCAACGAGCAGAATCTGATGAAAAACTGGAATGCTTTGTCACACATGATCTTATCCATGATCTGGTACATTTTGTTTCTGGAGGAGATTTCTTGAGAATAAATACTCAATATTTGCATGAAACCATTGGAAACTTCCGCTACTTGTCATTGGTTGTCAGTTCTTCTGATCATACAGATGTAGCACTAAATTCTGTGACGATACCTGGAGGTATAAGAATCCTTAAGGTTGTCAATGCACAAGATAATCGAAGATGTTCCAGTAAGTTGTTTTCTAGTAGCATCAATGTTAAAATTCCTACCGAAACATGGCAAAATCTTAAACAACTTCGTGCATTGGATTTCAGTCATACTGCACTTGCACAAGTACCTGATTCAATAGGAGAATTGAAACTACTCAGATATCTTAGCTTTTTCCAAACACGAATTACCACTATCCCAGAATCAATTAGTGACCTCTACAATCTGAGGGTCTTGGATGCAAGAACGGACAGCCTTAGAGAGCTCCCACAAGGCATAAAAAAACTGGTCAACCTCCGCCATCTCAATTTGGATCTTTGGTCCCCACTTTGCATGCCATGTGGGATAGGTGGGCTAAAAAGGCTACAGACATTGCCAAGGTTTAGCATTGGAAGCGGAGGTTGGCATTCCAATGTTGCCGAGCTACACCATCTGGTGAACATACATGGAGAGTTATGTATTACAGGACTACGGAGGGTTATAAATGTTGATGATGCTCAGACAGCTAATTTAGTCAGTAAGAACCAATTGCAAATCCTGAGATTAGACTGGTCTGATGGTGTTTGCCCCAACAACTGCAGTCATCCTAGCAGCCAAAATGATGTGGCTACCCCAGACCCAGAGCATGAGGAAGAGATCTTTGAGAGCCTACGGCCGCACAAGAACATCGAAGAATTGGAGGTAGTCAATTATAGTGGATACAAATATCCTAGCTGGTTTGGGGCTTCTACCTTCATGCACTTGGCAAAGATAATCCTATGTCAGCAAAGCTGCAAGTTCCTTCCTCCACTTGGGGAATTGCCACGCCTCCGCATACTCTCTATGGAGTGCATGACAGATGTGGAGCATGTGCGACAGGAGTTCCGTGGAAACATCACCACAAAGGCATTCCCAGCTGTTGAGGAGCTGGAGTTTCAAGAAATGTTGAAATGGGTTGAGTGGTCTCAAGTTGGTCAGGATGACTTTCCTTCACTCCGCCTGCTAAAAATCAAGGATAGCCACGAGTTGAGGTACCTCCCACAGGAGCTATCTTCCTCCCTCACAAAGTTAGTTATCAAGGATTGCAGCAAACTTGCTAGTCTACCAGCTATTCCAAACCTCACTACTTTGGTCTTGAAGAGCAAGATAAATGAACAAATTCTGAATGATTTGCACTTTCCGCATCTCAGATCACTGAAAGTGTTACTGTCACGGAGCATCGAGCACCTTTTACTTGACAATCAGAATCACCCATTGCTCGAAGTCTTGGTTATCAGTGTTTGCCCACGTCTTCACTCTATAATGGGTCTTAGCAGCCTTGGGTCACTCAAATTTTTGAAGATACATAGATGTCCTTATCTGCAGCTACCATCTGATAAACCACTGTCAACACAGCTTCAGCGACTTACCATCACAAAGTGCCCATTGCTAGCAGACTGGTTGGAAGTCCAAATTTCGCACCAGCAATGCCAG TTACATGAGTCTAAAGATGCTTGGTATGAAGAGCAACAAGCTCTGAATGAATTGAATGATGCAAGTGAGGACGAGCACAGAGAGGAGTTTGGGCTTTTGTACGAAGATGACAATGGAGAGGACAACGATGAGCAAGACCATGAGCAGTCAGAAGATGAGGAAATTCAGTACGGCAGTGATGACAGTAGCGAAGAGGATGAATAG